Proteins from a single region of Streptomyces sp. HUAS 15-9:
- a CDS encoding sensor histidine kinase, with protein MARGKLRIYLGAAPGVGKTYAMLSEAHRRVERGTDCVVAFVEHYGRPRTEVMLHGLEQIPRRELEYRGAVFTEMDVDAVLRRAPAVALVDELAHTNVPGSRNAKRWQDVEELLAAGIDVISTVNIQHLESLGDVVESITGVPQRETVPDEVVRRTDQIELVDMSPQALRRRMAHGNIYQPDKVDAALSNYFRPGNLTALRELALLWVADRVDEYLKQYRSEHQVSAIWGSRERIVVGLTGGPEGRTLIRRAARLAEKGAGGEVLAVYIARSDGLTSASPKELAVQRTLVEDLGGTFHHVVGDDIPTALLDFARGVNATQIVLGSSRRKAWQYVFGPGVGATVARESGPDLDVHIVTHGEVAKGRGLPVARGARLGRARIIWGWAVGLAGPAVMAVLLTTVNLGLANDMLLFLTLTVAAALLGGLLPALASAAFGSLLLNYFYTPPLHRLTIADPKNIVAIVIFFGVAVSVASVVDLAARRTHQAARLRAESEILSFLAGNVLRGETSLEELLERVRETFGMESAALLERAGETEPWTCAGRAGFGPTLERPEDADVDMPVGDHLALALTGRVLPAEDRRVLAAFAAQAAVALDRRRLQEEADRARTLAEGNRIRTALLAAVSHDLRTPLAGIKAAVSSLRSDDVAWSEEDQAELLEGIEEGADRLDHLVGNLLDMSRLQTGTVTPIIREIDLDEVVPMALGGVPEGSVDLDIPESLAMVAVDAGLLERAVANLVENAVKYSPPDRPVLVSGSAIADRVEVRVVDRGPGVPDSAKERIFEPFQRYGDAPRGAGVGLGLAVARGFAEAMGGTLDAEDTPGGGLTMVLSLRAAGSRTGQLTPVPPERQVT; from the coding sequence ATGGCACGCGGCAAGCTTCGGATCTACCTCGGCGCGGCACCGGGCGTGGGCAAGACCTACGCGATGCTGTCCGAGGCGCACCGGCGTGTCGAGCGGGGCACCGACTGTGTGGTGGCCTTCGTGGAGCACTACGGTCGGCCGCGCACCGAGGTGATGCTGCACGGCCTGGAGCAGATCCCGCGCAGGGAGCTGGAGTACCGCGGCGCCGTCTTCACCGAGATGGACGTCGACGCCGTCCTGCGCCGCGCGCCCGCCGTCGCCCTGGTGGACGAACTCGCCCACACCAACGTCCCGGGCTCGCGCAACGCCAAGCGCTGGCAGGACGTCGAGGAACTGCTCGCCGCCGGCATCGACGTGATCTCGACCGTCAACATCCAGCACCTGGAGTCGCTCGGTGATGTCGTCGAGTCGATCACGGGTGTACCGCAGCGGGAGACCGTGCCGGACGAGGTCGTACGGCGGACGGACCAGATCGAACTTGTCGACATGTCGCCGCAGGCGCTGCGCCGGCGGATGGCGCACGGCAACATCTACCAGCCCGACAAGGTCGACGCGGCCCTGTCCAACTACTTCCGGCCGGGCAACCTGACCGCGCTGCGCGAGCTGGCGCTGCTGTGGGTGGCCGACCGGGTCGACGAGTACCTCAAGCAGTACCGCAGCGAGCACCAGGTCTCGGCGATCTGGGGCTCCCGGGAGCGGATCGTCGTCGGCCTGACCGGAGGCCCCGAGGGGCGCACGCTGATCCGCCGGGCCGCCCGCCTCGCCGAGAAGGGCGCCGGCGGCGAGGTGCTCGCCGTCTACATAGCCCGCAGCGACGGCCTGACCTCGGCCTCCCCGAAGGAACTTGCCGTCCAGCGCACCCTCGTCGAGGACCTCGGTGGCACTTTCCACCACGTCGTCGGCGACGACATACCCACCGCCCTGCTCGACTTCGCGCGCGGGGTCAACGCCACCCAGATAGTTCTCGGCTCCTCGCGCCGCAAGGCCTGGCAGTACGTCTTCGGGCCCGGCGTCGGCGCCACGGTCGCCCGCGAGTCCGGACCCGACCTCGACGTCCACATCGTCACCCACGGAGAGGTGGCCAAGGGCCGCGGACTGCCCGTGGCCCGGGGCGCACGGCTCGGGCGCGCCCGGATCATCTGGGGCTGGGCCGTGGGACTGGCGGGCCCCGCCGTCATGGCGGTGCTGCTGACCACCGTCAACCTCGGCCTCGCCAACGACATGCTCCTGTTCTTGACCCTCACGGTCGCGGCGGCCCTGCTCGGCGGGCTCCTGCCGGCCCTGGCCTCGGCGGCCTTCGGATCACTGCTGCTGAACTACTTCTACACACCGCCGCTGCACCGGCTGACGATCGCCGACCCGAAGAACATCGTCGCCATAGTGATCTTCTTCGGGGTCGCGGTGTCCGTCGCGTCGGTGGTCGACCTCGCGGCCCGGCGTACCCATCAGGCGGCCCGGCTGCGCGCCGAGTCGGAGATCCTCTCCTTCCTGGCCGGCAATGTGCTGCGCGGCGAGACCAGCTTGGAGGAACTGCTGGAGCGGGTCCGGGAGACCTTCGGGATGGAGTCGGCGGCCCTGCTGGAGCGGGCCGGCGAGACCGAGCCCTGGACCTGCGCCGGCCGCGCCGGATTCGGGCCCACGTTGGAGCGGCCGGAGGACGCCGACGTCGACATGCCGGTCGGGGACCACCTGGCACTCGCGCTGACCGGCCGGGTGCTGCCCGCCGAGGACCGCAGGGTGCTGGCCGCCTTCGCCGCGCAGGCCGCCGTCGCGCTGGACCGCAGGCGCCTCCAGGAGGAGGCCGACCGGGCCCGCACGCTGGCCGAGGGCAACCGCATCCGCACGGCACTGCTGGCCGCCGTCAGCCACGACCTCCGTACGCCCCTGGCCGGTATCAAGGCGGCCGTCTCCTCGCTGCGCTCCGACGACGTGGCCTGGTCCGAGGAGGACCAGGCGGAGCTCCTGGAGGGCATCGAGGAGGGCGCCGACCGGCTCGACCACCTGGTGGGCAACCTGCTCGACATGTCCCGGCTGCAGACCGGGACGGTCACCCCGATCATCCGCGAGATAGACCTCGACGAGGTCGTGCCGATGGCGCTGGGCGGCGTACCGGAGGGCAGCGTGGACCTGGACATCCCCGAGAGCCTGGCGATGGTCGCCGTCGACGCCGGGCTCCTCGAGCGCGCGGTGGCCAACCTGGTGGAGAACGCCGTCAAGTACAGCCCGCCGGACCGGCCCGTGCTCGTCTCCGGCAGCGCCATCGCCGACCGGGTCGAGGTGCGCGTCGTGGACCGGGGGCCCGGCGTCCCGGACTCGGCCAAGGAGCGCATCTTCGAACCCTTCCAGCGCTACGGCGACGCCCCGCGCGGGGCCGGGGTCGGCCTCGGCCTGGCGGTCGCGCGCGGCTTCGCCGAGGCCATGGGCGGCACCCTCGACGCCGAGGACACGCCCGGCGGCGGTCTCACCATGGTCCTGAGCCTGCGTGCGGCCGGATCCCGTACCGGACAGCTCACTCCCGTACCACCGGAAAGGCAGGTCACATGA
- a CDS encoding DUF4193 domain-containing protein yields MATDYDTPRKTDDDVDSDSLEELKARRNDKSTSAVDVDEFEAAEGLELPGADLSNEELAVRVLPKQQDEFTCMSCFLVHHRSQLAREKNGQPICRDCD; encoded by the coding sequence ATGGCAACCGATTACGACACTCCACGCAAGACCGACGACGACGTCGACTCGGACAGTCTCGAAGAGCTGAAGGCCAGGAGGAACGACAAGTCGACCTCCGCGGTGGACGTCGACGAGTTCGAGGCCGCCGAAGGTCTTGAGCTGCCCGGCGCCGACCTCTCGAACGAGGAGCTGGCCGTCCGGGTGCTGCCGAAGCAGCAGGACGAGTTCACCTGCATGAGCTGTTTCCTGGTGCATCACCGCAGCCAGCTGGCCAGGGAGAAGAACGGTCAGCCGATCTGCCGCGACTGCGACTGA
- a CDS encoding DUF3710 domain-containing protein: protein MFGRRNKKGAAEDAAGEAEQVVDNVDTEADEEEGERERVRLEPKPRPDGPWDDSEVRDPGEGRVDLGGLLVPGVEGMELRVEVAGDAIVAATVVLRDSAVQLQAFAAPKREGIWGEVREEIATGITQQGGIVDEVEGPLGWELRAQVPVQLPDGTGGFQVVRFVGVDGPRWFLRGVISGQGAVQPQAAGLLEQIFRDTVVVRGEGPMAPRDPIVLKLPNDAQMVPEGVQQEESSRFSGGMGQLQRGPEITEVR, encoded by the coding sequence GTGTTCGGACGTCGCAACAAGAAGGGTGCCGCCGAGGACGCGGCCGGCGAGGCCGAGCAGGTCGTCGACAACGTCGACACCGAGGCGGACGAGGAAGAGGGCGAGCGCGAGCGCGTACGCCTGGAGCCGAAGCCCCGGCCCGACGGGCCGTGGGACGACTCCGAGGTGCGTGACCCGGGCGAGGGGCGGGTGGACCTCGGCGGTCTGCTCGTGCCCGGCGTCGAGGGCATGGAGCTGCGGGTCGAGGTCGCGGGCGACGCGATCGTCGCGGCGACGGTCGTGCTGCGCGACAGCGCGGTCCAGCTGCAGGCCTTCGCCGCGCCCAAGCGCGAGGGCATCTGGGGCGAGGTGCGCGAGGAGATCGCGACCGGCATCACCCAGCAGGGCGGCATCGTGGACGAGGTCGAGGGTCCGCTGGGCTGGGAGCTGCGCGCCCAGGTGCCGGTGCAGCTGCCCGACGGCACGGGTGGCTTCCAGGTCGTGCGGTTCGTGGGTGTGGACGGCCCGCGCTGGTTCCTGCGCGGTGTGATCTCCGGCCAGGGCGCGGTGCAGCCGCAGGCGGCCGGTCTGCTCGAGCAGATCTTCCGGGACACGGTCGTGGTCCGCGGCGAGGGGCCGATGGCGCCCCGCGACCCGATCGTCCTCAAGCTGCCGAACGACGCCCAGATGGTCCCCGAGGGTGTCCAGCAGGAGGAGTCCTCACGCTTCTCCGGCGGCATGGGCCAGCTCCAGCGCGGCCCGGAGATCACCGAGGTCCGCTAG
- a CDS encoding alginate lyase family protein, with translation MYENGVPVRRTALPAVVASLLLGGLMAPAARSAPTAPSTFVHPGVTVSKGQLDFARDKVLAGAQPWKGAYDRMLASKYADLNRTPKPRATVECGSYSNPDHGCTDEREDAVAAYTDALAWYITRDARYAQKAIQIMDAWSGTITRHTNSNAPLQTGWAGSSWPKAAEIIKYTYTGGWANQGRFATMLRNVYLPVLIKGSNSNGNWELSMMEAAVGISVFLDDKTSYDMAMAKFRTRAAAYVYLSSDGSVPKTVPSQHLDTTAKIVAYWQGQSTFVTGLTQETCRDFVHTGYGISAISHIAETSRIQGQDLYGTDVGERLRQALGFQSKYQLGTAAPSWLCGGSLKLGLGPVTEVGYNALHNRLGIAMTDTQALTLNNRPAGSNNLFVAWETLTHGDNPG, from the coding sequence ATGTATGAGAACGGAGTCCCCGTGCGTCGAACCGCACTGCCCGCAGTTGTGGCCTCCCTGCTGCTGGGCGGCTTAATGGCACCCGCCGCCCGCTCCGCCCCTACCGCCCCCAGCACCTTCGTCCATCCCGGAGTCACCGTCTCCAAGGGTCAGTTGGACTTCGCCCGCGACAAGGTCCTGGCCGGTGCCCAGCCCTGGAAGGGCGCTTACGACCGGATGCTGGCCAGCAAGTACGCCGACCTGAACCGCACCCCGAAACCCCGCGCCACCGTGGAGTGCGGCTCCTACTCCAACCCCGACCACGGCTGTACCGACGAGCGCGAGGACGCGGTCGCCGCGTACACCGACGCCCTCGCCTGGTACATCACCCGGGACGCCCGCTACGCCCAGAAGGCCATCCAGATCATGGACGCCTGGTCGGGCACGATCACCCGTCACACCAACAGCAACGCGCCCCTGCAGACCGGCTGGGCGGGCTCCTCCTGGCCCAAGGCCGCCGAGATCATCAAGTACACCTACACGGGCGGCTGGGCCAACCAGGGCCGCTTCGCGACCATGCTCCGCAACGTCTACCTCCCGGTCCTCATCAAGGGCTCCAACTCCAACGGCAACTGGGAGCTGTCGATGATGGAGGCCGCCGTCGGCATCTCCGTCTTCCTGGACGACAAGACGTCGTACGACATGGCCATGGCCAAGTTCCGCACCCGCGCGGCCGCCTACGTCTATCTGTCCTCCGACGGCTCCGTGCCGAAGACCGTGCCCAGCCAGCACCTCGACACCACCGCCAAGATCGTCGCCTACTGGCAGGGCCAGTCCACCTTCGTCACCGGGCTCACCCAGGAGACCTGCCGGGACTTCGTGCACACCGGCTACGGCATCTCCGCGATCTCGCACATCGCCGAGACCAGCCGGATCCAGGGCCAGGACCTGTACGGCACCGACGTCGGCGAGCGGCTGCGGCAGGCGCTCGGGTTCCAGTCCAAGTACCAGCTGGGCACGGCCGCCCCCAGCTGGCTGTGCGGCGGGTCGCTCAAGCTCGGGCTCGGGCCGGTCACCGAGGTCGGCTACAACGCCCTGCACAACCGTCTAGGCATCGCCATGACCGACACCCAGGCGCTGACCCTCAACAACCGCCCGGCGGGCAGCAACAACCTCTTCGTTGCCTGGGAGACCCTCACCCACGGAGACAACCCCGGCTGA
- a CDS encoding PaaI family thioesterase, with protein MSGSSAGLKPPADAVKPVRHPDAPAPGEPLGAHYEQCFGCGHGQSHGLHLEARAGEGVSLTAEFTVQPAHQGAPGLAHGGVLATALDETLGSLNWLLRTIAVTGRLETDFVRPVPVGTTLHLEAEVTAVAGRKIYSTGTGRIGGPDGPVAVRADALFIEVDVDHFVKNGREEEIQAAMSDPDQIRRARAFEVNP; from the coding sequence GTGAGTGGTAGTTCCGCAGGTCTCAAGCCTCCCGCCGATGCCGTGAAGCCGGTGCGGCACCCCGATGCCCCCGCGCCCGGTGAGCCGCTCGGCGCGCATTACGAACAGTGTTTCGGCTGTGGCCACGGGCAGTCGCACGGACTGCATCTGGAGGCGCGGGCCGGCGAGGGCGTGTCCCTCACGGCCGAGTTCACGGTGCAGCCCGCCCACCAGGGCGCGCCCGGCCTCGCGCACGGCGGGGTGCTGGCCACCGCCCTCGACGAGACCCTCGGTTCGCTCAACTGGCTGCTGCGGACCATCGCCGTCACCGGTCGGCTGGAGACGGACTTCGTGCGGCCCGTGCCGGTGGGGACGACGCTGCATCTGGAGGCCGAGGTGACCGCCGTCGCCGGGCGGAAGATCTACTCCACGGGCACCGGCCGGATCGGCGGCCCGGACGGGCCCGTCGCCGTCCGCGCCGACGCCCTCTTCATCGAGGTCGACGTCGATCACTTCGTCAAGAACGGCCGCGAGGAGGAGATCCAGGCGGCCATGAGCGACCCGGACCAGATCCGGCGCGCTCGTGCCTTCGAGGTGAACCCGTGA
- a CDS encoding response regulator transcription factor, whose translation MRVLVVEDEQLLADAVATGLRREAMAVDVVYDGAAALERIGVNDYDVVVLDRDLPLVHGDDVCRKIVELGMPTRVLMLTASGDVSDRVEGLEIGADDYLPKPFAFSELIARVRALGRRTSVPLPPVLERAGIKLDPNRREVFREGKEVQLAPKEFAVLEVLMRSEGAVVSAEQLLEKAWDENTDPFTNVVRVTVMTLRRKLGEPPVIVTVPGSGYRI comes from the coding sequence GTGCGCGTACTCGTCGTCGAGGACGAGCAACTGCTCGCCGATGCGGTGGCCACCGGACTGCGCCGGGAGGCCATGGCCGTCGACGTCGTGTACGACGGTGCGGCCGCCCTGGAGCGCATCGGCGTCAACGACTACGACGTGGTCGTCCTCGACCGCGACCTCCCCCTCGTGCACGGTGACGACGTCTGCCGCAAGATCGTGGAGCTCGGCATGCCCACGCGCGTGCTCATGCTGACCGCGTCCGGCGACGTCAGCGACCGCGTCGAGGGCCTGGAGATCGGCGCCGACGACTATCTGCCCAAGCCCTTCGCGTTCAGCGAGCTCATCGCGCGCGTGCGTGCGCTCGGCCGGCGCACCAGCGTCCCGCTGCCGCCCGTCCTGGAGCGTGCCGGCATCAAGCTCGACCCCAACCGCCGCGAGGTCTTCCGCGAGGGCAAGGAGGTCCAGCTGGCGCCCAAGGAGTTCGCGGTCCTGGAGGTGCTGATGCGCAGCGAGGGCGCGGTCGTCTCCGCGGAGCAGCTCCTGGAGAAGGCCTGGGACGAGAACACCGACCCGTTCACCAACGTGGTGCGTGTGACGGTCATGACTCTGCGCCGCAAGCTGGGTGAGCCGCCCGTCATCGTGACCGTCCCCGGCTCCGGCTACCGGATCTGA
- the dut gene encoding dUTP diphosphatase, giving the protein MSREPLSVLIRRVAPDVPLPVYEHPGDAGADLRTTQGCDLKPGERAVLPTGVSVALPEGYAAFVHPRSGLAARCGVALVNAPGTVDAGYRGEIKVIVVNLDPRESVRFERFDRIAQLVVQQVERVRFQEVAELPGSARAEGGFGSTGGHAAVGDVSGTNGQTVEGGQTGGNRYASAVSDREGQ; this is encoded by the coding sequence GTGAGCCGTGAACCCCTGAGCGTGCTGATCCGCCGCGTCGCCCCCGACGTACCGCTTCCGGTGTACGAGCACCCCGGTGACGCGGGAGCCGACCTGCGGACGACTCAGGGCTGCGACTTGAAGCCGGGGGAGCGGGCCGTCCTGCCCACGGGAGTGTCTGTCGCCCTCCCGGAGGGGTACGCGGCGTTCGTGCACCCCCGATCCGGTCTCGCGGCCCGCTGCGGTGTCGCCCTCGTGAATGCCCCGGGGACGGTGGATGCCGGGTACCGTGGGGAGATCAAGGTGATCGTGGTGAATCTCGACCCGCGCGAGTCCGTGCGGTTCGAGCGCTTCGACCGGATTGCCCAACTGGTCGTCCAGCAGGTCGAGAGGGTCCGCTTCCAGGAGGTCGCGGAGCTTCCCGGTTCTGCACGGGCCGAGGGGGGCTTCGGGTCCACCGGCGGTCATGCCGCGGTGGGCGACGTGAGCGGCACAAACGGTCAGACCGTCGAAGGCGGTCAGACGGGTGGGAATCGATACGCTTCGGCCGTATCCGACCGGGAAGGACAGTGA
- a CDS encoding sensor histidine kinase encodes MAAAPAPPQAPPKPTWDPRRPQPPFPWLRPTIRIRLTLLYGGMFLIAGILLLSIIYLLAAQAITTGNAPLFKIVSFQKLQVSSDNCPAITNTLQLADFNGAISRCAEDQRQAALDNLLSRSLLALLGLAIIAFAFGYAMAGRVLSPLGRITRTARAVAGSDLSRRIELDGPDDELKELADTFDDMLERLQRAFTAQQRFVGNASHELRTPLAINRTLLEVHLSDPNAPVELQQLGKTLLATNERSEQLVEGLLLLARSDNQIIERKPVDLAEVASQAVDQVHAEAEAKGVRIEGERKPAVVQGNGVLLERIALNLVQNAVRYNVPEDGWVEVTTEIQHEQAVLTVSNTGPVVPAYEIDNLFEPFRRLRTERTGSDKGVGLGLSIARSVARAHGGHIAAQPREGGGLVMRVTLPV; translated from the coding sequence ATGGCAGCCGCACCCGCGCCCCCGCAGGCGCCACCGAAACCCACCTGGGACCCCCGGCGGCCGCAGCCCCCGTTCCCCTGGCTGCGCCCGACCATCCGCATACGGCTCACGCTGCTGTACGGCGGCATGTTCCTGATCGCCGGCATCCTGCTGCTGTCGATCATCTATCTGCTGGCCGCGCAGGCCATCACCACCGGGAACGCGCCTCTGTTCAAGATCGTCAGCTTCCAGAAGCTGCAGGTCTCCAGCGACAACTGTCCCGCGATCACCAACACCCTGCAGCTGGCGGACTTCAACGGCGCGATCAGCCGATGCGCCGAAGACCAGCGCCAGGCGGCCCTGGACAACCTGCTCAGCCGCTCCCTGCTGGCCCTGCTGGGCCTCGCCATCATCGCCTTCGCGTTCGGCTATGCGATGGCCGGCCGGGTGCTCTCCCCGCTCGGCCGGATCACCCGCACCGCCCGCGCGGTGGCCGGCTCGGACCTGTCCCGCAGGATCGAGCTGGACGGCCCGGACGACGAGCTGAAGGAGCTCGCGGACACCTTCGACGACATGCTGGAGCGGCTGCAGCGCGCCTTCACCGCCCAGCAGCGCTTCGTCGGGAACGCCTCGCACGAGCTGCGGACCCCGCTCGCGATCAACCGCACGCTCCTGGAAGTGCACCTGTCCGACCCGAACGCGCCCGTGGAGCTGCAGCAGCTCGGGAAGACGCTGCTGGCGACCAACGAGCGCAGCGAGCAGCTCGTGGAGGGTCTGCTGCTGCTCGCCCGCAGCGACAACCAGATCATCGAGCGCAAGCCCGTCGACCTCGCCGAGGTCGCCTCGCAGGCCGTCGACCAAGTGCATGCCGAGGCGGAGGCCAAGGGCGTGCGGATCGAGGGCGAGCGCAAGCCCGCGGTCGTCCAGGGCAACGGAGTCCTGCTGGAGCGGATCGCCCTGAACCTGGTGCAGAACGCGGTGCGCTACAACGTCCCCGAGGACGGCTGGGTGGAGGTCACCACCGAGATCCAGCACGAGCAGGCGGTGCTGACGGTGTCGAACACCGGGCCGGTCGTGCCGGCGTACGAGATCGACAACCTCTTCGAGCCCTTCAGACGGCTCCGTACGGAGCGTACGGGCAGCGACAAGGGTGTCGGCCTCGGCCTGTCGATCGCGCGGTCCGTGGCGCGCGCCCACGGCGGCCACATCGCGGCGCAGCCGCGCGAGGGGGGCGGGCTCGTGATGCGGGTCACTTTGCCGGTGTGA
- a CDS encoding DUF3093 domain-containing protein produces the protein MQLSASPYEERLTAPRSWWLISFLVGVSFALILLPFGPLPALGGLAGGTAAAAVVASSYGSLRIRVVGDSLIAGEAKIPVSALGKSEILDPEEARAWRTYKADTRAFLLLRAYIPGALRVEVTDPDDPTPYLYLSTREPERLAAAIEAARGETTA, from the coding sequence ATGCAGCTCTCCGCCAGCCCCTACGAAGAACGCCTCACCGCCCCCCGCTCCTGGTGGCTGATCAGCTTCCTGGTCGGGGTCTCGTTCGCCCTGATCCTGCTCCCGTTCGGCCCGTTGCCGGCACTGGGCGGCCTGGCGGGCGGCACGGCGGCGGCCGCGGTGGTCGCCAGCTCGTACGGCTCGCTCCGTATCCGTGTCGTGGGCGACTCCCTGATCGCCGGCGAGGCCAAGATCCCGGTGTCGGCCCTGGGCAAGTCGGAGATCCTGGACCCGGAGGAGGCCCGTGCCTGGCGCACGTACAAGGCCGACACCCGCGCCTTCCTCCTCCTGCGCGCCTACATCCCCGGGGCCCTGCGGGTCGAGGTCACCGACCCGGACGACCCGACGCCGTACCTGTACCTGTCCACACGGGAGCCGGAGCGCCTGGCGGCGGCCATCGAGGCGGCACGCGGGGAAACGACGGCGTAG
- a CDS encoding MFS transporter: MPSPYRALFDAPGTKAFSAAGFVGRMPLSMMGIGVVTMISQLTGRYGLAGALSATIALAAAAVGPQVSRLVDRYGQRRVLRPATLVALAAAAGLLVAAHYGWPDRVLFVCAAGIGSVPSLGAMIRSRWAALYRGTPKLHTAYSFESVVDEVCFVFGPIVSIGLSTAWFPEAGPLLAGCFLAAGVFWLTAQRATEPEPHPREHHGGGSALSSAGLQVLVATFVATGAIFGAVDVVTVAFADEHGHKAAASVVLALYAAGSCLAGAVFGLLRFAGAPERRWLLGICAMAVSMIPLLLVGNLPLLAVALFVAGLSIAPTMITAMSLIEEHVPRAKLTEGMTWVSTGLAVGVAVGSSVAGWVIDAFGARAGYGVPAVSGAVAVAVGFLGYRRLSRPAAGRGGTVEHRSEREERHVA; encoded by the coding sequence GTGCCCAGCCCTTATCGCGCTCTGTTCGACGCTCCAGGCACCAAGGCCTTCTCCGCCGCGGGCTTCGTCGGCAGGATGCCGCTGTCGATGATGGGCATCGGCGTGGTCACGATGATCTCCCAGCTCACCGGGCGGTACGGGCTCGCGGGGGCGCTGTCGGCCACCATCGCGCTGGCCGCGGCGGCGGTCGGGCCGCAGGTCTCGCGGCTGGTGGACCGGTACGGGCAGCGCCGGGTGCTGCGCCCGGCGACGCTGGTCGCGCTCGCGGCGGCGGCCGGGCTGCTGGTCGCCGCGCACTACGGGTGGCCGGACCGGGTGTTGTTCGTCTGTGCCGCGGGGATCGGCTCCGTGCCGAGCCTGGGCGCGATGATCCGGTCCCGCTGGGCGGCCCTGTACCGGGGCACCCCGAAGCTGCACACCGCCTACTCGTTCGAGTCCGTGGTGGACGAGGTCTGCTTCGTCTTCGGACCGATCGTCTCCATCGGACTGTCCACGGCCTGGTTCCCGGAGGCGGGGCCGCTGCTGGCCGGCTGTTTCCTGGCCGCCGGTGTCTTCTGGCTGACGGCCCAGCGCGCCACCGAACCGGAGCCGCACCCGCGCGAGCACCACGGCGGGGGTTCGGCGCTGAGCTCCGCGGGGCTCCAGGTGCTGGTGGCCACTTTCGTGGCCACGGGGGCGATCTTCGGGGCGGTCGACGTGGTCACCGTGGCCTTCGCCGACGAGCACGGCCACAAGGCCGCCGCGAGCGTCGTCCTGGCGCTGTACGCGGCGGGTTCCTGCCTGGCCGGGGCCGTGTTCGGGCTGCTGCGCTTCGCGGGGGCGCCCGAACGCCGGTGGCTGCTGGGCATATGCGCGATGGCCGTGAGTATGATCCCCCTCCTACTGGTCGGAAACTTGCCGCTTCTGGCCGTGGCGCTGTTCGTTGCGGGCCTGTCCATCGCGCCGACGATGATCACGGCGATGTCCCTCATCGAAGAGCACGTACCTCGCGCGAAGCTCACCGAGGGGATGACCTGGGTGAGCACCGGCCTCGCGGTCGGGGTCGCCGTCGGTTCCTCCGTGGCCGGCTGGGTGATCGACGCGTTCGGCGCACGCGCCGGGTACGGGGTTCCGGCCGTGTCCGGAGCCGTCGCGGTCGCGGTCGGTTTCCTCGGGTACCGCCGGCTCAGCAGGCCGGCCGCGGGTCGGGGAGGCACCGTTGAGCACCGCAGCGAGCGGGAAGAACGGCACGTGGCGTAA
- a CDS encoding ferrochelatase produces the protein MPDALDATPYDALLLLSFGGPEGPDDVVPFLENVTRGRGIPKERLKEVGQHYFLFGGASPINDQNRALLDALRKDFAEHGLDLPVYWGNRNWAPYLTDTLRETAADGRRRILVLATSAYASYSGCRQYRENLADSLAVLESEGLELPEVDKLRHYFNHPGFVQPMIDGVLESLADLPDDVRDGAHIAFTTHSIPTSAADTSGRVEDHGEGGAYVEQHLDVAELIAEAVREHTGVDHPWRLVYQSRSGAPHIPWLEPDICDHLEELHGAGVPAVVMAPIGFVSDHMEVVYDLDTEAKAKADELGLPVRRSATVGADPRFAAAVRELILERAAAEKGQEVTPCALGTLGASHNLCPVGCCPARTPRPAAAGADSPYA, from the coding sequence ATGCCAGACGCGCTCGATGCCACCCCCTACGACGCCCTGCTCCTGCTCTCCTTCGGCGGCCCGGAAGGCCCGGACGACGTGGTCCCGTTCCTGGAGAACGTGACGCGCGGGCGCGGCATCCCCAAGGAACGCCTCAAGGAAGTCGGGCAGCACTACTTCCTGTTCGGCGGGGCCAGCCCCATCAACGACCAGAACCGCGCCCTGCTGGACGCCCTCCGCAAGGACTTCGCGGAGCACGGCCTGGACCTGCCCGTCTACTGGGGCAACCGCAACTGGGCCCCCTATCTGACGGACACCCTGCGCGAGACGGCCGCCGACGGCCGCCGCCGCATCCTGGTCCTGGCCACCAGCGCCTACGCCTCCTACTCGGGCTGCCGCCAGTACCGCGAGAACCTCGCCGACTCGCTGGCCGTGCTGGAGTCCGAGGGCCTGGAGCTGCCCGAGGTCGACAAGCTGCGGCACTACTTCAACCACCCGGGCTTCGTGCAGCCCATGATCGACGGGGTGCTCGAGTCCCTCGCCGACCTTCCCGACGACGTCCGGGACGGTGCCCACATCGCGTTCACGACCCACTCGATCCCCACCTCCGCCGCGGACACCTCCGGCCGGGTCGAGGACCACGGCGAGGGCGGCGCGTACGTCGAACAGCACCTGGACGTGGCAGAGCTGATCGCCGAGGCCGTCCGCGAGCACACCGGCGTCGACCACCCCTGGCGGCTCGTCTACCAGTCCCGCTCCGGCGCCCCGCACATCCCGTGGCTCGAGCCCGACATCTGTGACCACCTGGAGGAGCTGCACGGAGCCGGGGTGCCGGCCGTCGTCATGGCCCCCATCGGCTTCGTCTCCGACCACATGGAGGTCGTGTACGACCTCGACACCGAGGCGAAGGCCAAGGCCGACGAACTGGGCCTGCCGGTGCGCCGCTCGGCCACCGTCGGCGCCGACCCGCGGTTCGCCGCGGCCGTCCGCGAGCTGATCCTGGAGCGCGCCGCCGCGGAGAAGGGGCAGGAGGTCACGCCGTGCGCCCTGGGTACGCTCGGCGCGAGCCACAACCTCTGCCCGGTCGGCTGCTGCCCGGCCCGCACCCCCCGCCCCGCCGCCGCGGGCGCCGACAGCCCCTACGCATGA